Below is a window of Romeriopsis navalis LEGE 11480 DNA.
GCGACAAAGTTAAAGCCTATGCGCCAGCGGTCGTGGCACAACATGGGGCGAAATCGCGGGCCTATTTTTTACGCTATATTGCCCGTCGCTCACTCCGTGTCAGCGATAGCCGGACGATCGGTCTGCGATTTATGCGGCGGGCATTGAAGTCGGATTGGACCATCTTGTTGCAAGAACCACGGCGCACCACCTTAACGCTGCTGGCGGTTTGTTGTAAGCCGCTGCTCCCGCGCTCCCGACCTTCTGGTTAAGTCTTTGGTTTGATGTTATGGCGTGCGCATTGCCTTGATATGGATTGCCCCAATAGGCATGGCTTAGTTCAAAATCCTGGGTTTAATAAAGATGTTGACTCCGACGACACCAACGATTTCGGTCGTAATCCCGACCTATAATTCAACGAAAACCGTCCTGGATACGATCGCCTCGGTCCAGGCCCAGACGTTTGATGATATTGAAATCATCGTGATTGATGATGGCTCGACTGATGATTTACAGTCTTGTTTGGCACCGATTTTGGCTGATGCGCGGGTGAAAGTTTATCGCTATGCGAATGGCGGTTTGCCAGTTGCCCGCAATCGTGGCATTGCGCGATCAACTGGGGAATATATTGCCTTTGTCGATGCTGACGATCTCTGGACGCCCAATAAGTTGGAAAAGCAGCTCAAGGCGCTACAGGATAATCCCCGCGCGGGCCTGGCTTATAGCTGGACTTATTTTATGGAAGAAGATGGGCAGCGGTATCACACCGATCGACCAATCTGGTTTCAAGGGGATGTGCTGAAGGATTTGCTGATGTGGAATTTTCTGTGTCATGGCTCGAATCCGTTGATTCGTCGCAGTGTGATTGCGGCTGTAGGCGATTTTGATCCGAGTTTACCGTCAGCGGAGGATTGGGACTATTGGTTACGGATTGCCACGGGTTGGGAATTTGCGCTAGTGCCAGAGCCGCAGATTTACTACCGACAATCCGGGGGGGCGATGTCGGCGAAAGTCGAAGTGATGGAAGCCGCCCAACTAGAGGTGCTCGATCGGGCGTTTCAGCGGGCCCCGGCGACCTTGCAGCCCTATCGCCGCCCAGGCATGGCCAAGATTTATCAATACTCGGCCCAGTTGTATTTGATTCATGGGAAAACCTTACAAACTCGCAAATTGGTTTATCAAAAGCTGGGTAAAACAATTCAGCTCAATCCCCGGTTGTTGTTTGATCGTAAAACCCAGAAATTACTGACGAAGGCGCTATTGGTTAGTGTCGTGCCTTGGCAAACCGCCAAACGACTATTGCGGCGGTTCAGTAAAGGGAAGGCCCAAGTTGTGCAGTAGGTCGAAAGATGCGTGATTTCCGCGTCACTCGATCGCCCCCTGATGGGCATCCTGAAACTAGATTGAGGCGTTTGCCGGATATTCTGTGATGTCCGCCGCCCTGACGGCATTTTGTCAGCATAGTTTCTATCGTTTCTGCTTCTACTGCTGCTGTCTCTACTGTTTTATTTCACCTGTATGCATGCACCGACCGATCTACAGAGTCGGTTCTGTATTTGATTTTGTTTTGTTCTCTAGCTTTGAAGTGATAGGTAAATCCCGTAATGGTTGATTTGTCGAAGGGAGCTGCCGTACCCAATTTTGGTCCGCCGCCCACTGCCCGTCCCAAACTACGTCACTATTTAGGTGCGAGTTTATTTGCCTCCGCCGCGATTGTCTGTATTGCTGGTTTGTATCTCCAGGTCGCGCCCCGCCGTTACAGTAGTGGCATGATTTTGAATTTGCCGAGTGTGAGTTCGGCGACGCAGGTGAACGTTCCTGGGTTAGGTGGAACATCGGTCCAAAATACTTCCCCCTATGCTAGCTCCCAAGATCCACGGGAAAACTACAAGATTATTGCCAGTAGCGATAAGGTGCTAGAAATTGCTGCAAATATTATGCAGCGACCCGTGAGTGAAATGGGTAAACCGAAGATTAAAGTCGTCGATGGTTCCACCGTGATGCAGGTGGATTTCCTCGGTAAGACAGCGGAGGAAGCCCGTGACAAAACCCAAGCATTTTATCAAGCATTAGAAACGCGCTTGAACGAGCTGCGTCAACAGGCGACTAGCGATCGGGAGCAAATTGTCCAACGCGCGATTAGTAGTTCACAACAGAAGTTGACCCAAACGCAGCAGCAGGTGGCGGGTTACCGGGCGAGTACGGGGTTAAACTCGGAAATCCAATTGCGTGAATTAGCGGCGAATATTGAAAATCTACGCCGGCAGCGATCGGAATTACTATCCGAGCAAACCCAAACTGCCAGTCGGATGAACGCCTTGCGGGGTAATCTGTCGTTGAGTTCGCGGCAAGCCACGGATTCGCTGAAGCTACAAGCGGACCCACTTTTCCAAGAAACGGTGAAGAAGTACAGCGAAGTGACGGCGGAATTAACGAATACCGAGTCGATTTATCAGCCCGATCATCCGGCTGTATTGCAAGAACGCGAAAAACAGCGAGAACTCCAATCATTGCTACGTCAGCGGGCAACAGAATTGGTGGGGTCGGAGAATCTCAACCGAGTCAGCGTCAGCATGCCGAATGGCTCACGGGCCCGGGAAGTGCTGATTCAGGATTTAGTGGTTTCGCAGGTCAACAGTCGGGGGTTAACGGCAAAAGTTTCTACCCTCGATCGTGAGATTCAAGTTTTAGAAGGCAAATTGGCGCAATTGGCCCAAGCCCAGTCTAGTCTTGATGCGCTGAAGCGGAATATGCAAATTGCCGAGACGGTGTTCTCCTCGAAATTAGCCCAGTTAGATGTGGATAATTCCGATGTGTATGCGGCCTATCCCAAAATGCAGTTATTGTCGGGGGCTAATTTAGCGGATGCCCCAGTGTCACCAAAGCGGACCTTAGTCATGGTGGGGGCAGTGGCGGCGATGCTTTTATTGAATAGTGGTTCGTTAACCCTATGGGCCTATCGCCGCAAGAACTGGCGACAGCAGCAAGGCCTTGATGGTGATGGTTTTTCGAGTCGACGACCTGGTTTAGCGTAGCGCATCATGGATCATTCAATTAAGCCCCAAAACCTGGCCGAAAAGACGGTCTGGTACACGATCGTCCTGAGCTATCCGATGTATTTTCTGGGATTGGTTTTTCCGGTGAATACAACGTTGCCGTGGCTATTGCTCATTAATGTCGCAATGCGTTTCTGGAATCAATCAGCTTGGACGCCGATCGAAAAGCGCATCCGCATTCCGGCAATTGTCTGGATGTGGACTTTCTCGGCGGTGACGGTATTGATTGCGATGCTGGTTGGATTAACTAATTTCAACTATGATATTCGTGAAATCATTCGATCGACGCTAAATTGGACCCGTGAATGGGCCTTATTTCCGATTTGTTTGACCTTGGGGAGTTGTTTGAAGGTGCGGCCGAAGTTGATCTATCGGGCGGTCTGCAATCTCTGTGGACAAAGCCTGATTATGCTGGTGGTCTGTGTTTTAGCGTTTTTGGCGAAGATCCCAGACTTGATTTATACTTCGCCGATCGAACGACTCACGCAGAATGGCAGTATGTTTTATGAAGTGCGGCTATATCTGATTGATGTTGATTCGGGGACGTTGCGCTTTACGCTATTTGCGCCTTGGGCCCCCGCTCTGGGTTTGGTGGCTTGTCTTTACTTCCTGATGGCATTGCAAGAGTCGGATAAAATCTGGAAAAGCATCGGTTTGGTTGGGGCGACGGCGATGATTTTGGCTTCGGTTTCCCGCGGGGCCTTTCTATTTTTACCAGCGGCGTTGTTGGTGGTCTGGATGTGGGTTGCCTGGAACCGGGCCTATATTCAGCTTGTTGCCGGTTTTCTGATCTTTTGGTTTGGGCTGTTTAGCTTTACGGTGAGTCAAGCCTTTAGCACTGCGATCGATGGCTTTAAAGGGGCACGCAAGAGTTCATCGCAGTTGCGGGCCGTGTTGCAGCGGGTGGCGTTAGAGCGTTGGGCCGAAGCGCCAATGTGGGGACATGGCAAACAAATTCCTGGTCCCAAGGTCTTGAAGGAAATGCCCCTTGGTTCCCACCACACTTGGTTTGGTTTGTTGTTTAGCCATGGATTAGTTGGGTTTGTAGCGGTTTTGATTTCATCGGTGACAACGTTGCTCGTGTTGGCAATCAAGGCGAAGGGGGATCAGACGGCGCGGGTCGCCTTGGGCATGTTTTTGATTGTGCTGTTTATGTCCATGGGCGAGAATATGGAGAAGCTAGCCTATCTCTTTTGGCCAGCGTTGGTGTTGATTGGGACGGTGTTTCGACCAAAATCAATGGCTTACTATCGCGCTGAGCATTAACTTTGGTGCAGAACTGCGATAAAAGTCCAGAATCATGCGGAAAAGTGGCCAGTATGATGAATGGGTAATGAGCTACGTATGCTAGACGTGCTTGTTCTCAATCATTTGTGCTGCCCCCATGACTAAAAAAGATTTAAGTGAGTCGGATATTTGCGATCGCTATATTACTCCGGCAATTCACAATGCAGGCTGGCTGCCCCAGCTAATCAGTCGAGAATACTTTACAGATGGAGAAGTCCAATTAGATGATGGGCGAATAGTTCGAGGTGGTAGGAAGCGTGCAGACTATCTATTATTTTTCCGAGAGAATTATCCGATTGCTGTTGTTGAGGCTAAGCGTAATAAATACACAGTTCGTCATGGCCTGCAGCAAGCCTTAGGCTATGCAGAAACTCTGAATGTACCTTTTGCGTTTTCCTCTAATGGTGATGCCTTTTATCTGCATGATCGCAGTGGAACCTATCCTGTGCTTGAGACAGAGCTTGCTCTTGATAAGTTTCCTACACCAGATGATCTCTGGAATCGCTATCTGCAGTGGCAAAAGTTAGCTGCGAAGGACGAAGCTCTATTAAAAACTGCCTATCATAGCAATGATGAAAAGCAGCCACGTTACTATCAGCGAGATGCAATCAACCAGACAATTGCTGCAATGTCGCGCGGCCAAAAGCGCTGTTTAATTGTGATGGCGACTGGTGCCGGGAAAACTTACACGGTTTTTAATATCTTATGGCGTCTATGGAAAGCCAGACAAGCGAGAAGAATTCTTTTTTTGGCTGATCGCAATGCGCTGATCAACCAAACAATAACGAATGACTTTTCCCCTTTTGGCGAAGTGATGACAAAGTTGACGCGGAAGTTGGTTGATTCAAATGGAAAAATTAATACTTCCTATCAGGTATATCTTGGGACTTATCAGGCGATAGTTGGTCAGGAAGCTCAGGAGCCTTTATACCCTAAGTTCCCATCTGATTTCTTTGATTTAATTGTTGTTGATGAGTGTCATCGTGGTAGTGCAGAAGAGGATTCCAATTGGCGTACTGTATTAGACTATTTTTCCAGTGCTACTCAACTTGGATTAACTGCAACGCCAAAAGAAACAAAATATACTTCTAATATTGATTACTTTGGGACTCCACTTCATATTTACTCCCTGAAGCGCGGCATTCAAGATGGCTTTCTTGCTCCGTTTTGGAAGATACGGATTACTTTGGATAAAGATATTGAGGGCTGGACCCCTAAATCCCATGAGCTAACTCAATCCGGGGGACGCCTCAAAAGTCAGCAATATAATCCACGTGATCGTAATCAGGATATTCAGTTTGAACAGCGTGTTTTGGCAGTTGCTAAATATGTGAGTGAGTTTTTGCATCGAGGAGATCCAATGCGGAAAACCATTGTGTTCTGTGAAGATGTGGCTCATGCCGAAAAAATGCGCTCTGCATTTGCAAGATTGAAAATCAATCGTTCGTTAATTGAAAAGAATCATCGCTATGTGATGCAAATTACTGGTGACGAGCAAGAAGGGAAAGCAGAAATTGGCAACTTTATTGATCCGGAAGAATCATATCCTGTGATTGCGACAACTTCTAAGTTATTGTCAACGGGGGTAGACGCGAAAACATGTCATTTGATTGTGATTGATCGGCCAATCAATTCAATGACTGAATTCAAACAAATTATTGGACGAGGAACACGCTTATGTCCTGAATATGGAAAGCACTTTTTTACGGTAATTGACTTTCGAAACGCTACAGAGCTATTTGAGGATAAAGACTGGGATGGGCCCGCGATTCAATATTCTTCTTTCGAGAGAAAAATGACGAAGAAGAGTTGAATAAAAATCGACGCACTACTTCCAAGCCGCGAGCTCTCAGAAAAAATCCATACGTTGTCCATGATGTGGAATTTAAGGTTCTTGAGACGGAAGTCGCTTATCATGGCGAAGGTGAACCGCTTAAAGGGATAAAGCTACGGGCGTATGTTCAGCAAGTTTTAATTGATAAATTTCAATCACTCGACCATTTCAGCCAGCGATGGCTAACGCTGCTGAAAAATGGTTCGAAGGTTTCAGCGTTGGACCTTCCTGAAGCGTTACAGGAACAACTCACAGTACAACTTGGTAAGGAATATTGTTTGTTTGACTGTATATGTAGTGCTGCATTTGATCAAACTCCCATTACGCGTAGGGATCGTGCTGAGAACGTTCGTCTACTAGATCTGTCCATGTGCTCTACGGATCAGCAAAGGGAAATTTTAGATGCGTTACTAGATCAATATATTCACCAAGGGATAGCAGTCATGATGAATAAGCAAGTATTGCAGCTTCCCCCTTTTACGAAGATGGGGACACTCCTCGAATTGCTCAATGTGTTTGGTGGAAAGAGGCAATATGAAAAGGCGGTGGGGGAACTTGCTCGAATGTTGTACGATGGTTCAGAAAAATCGGCGGTTTAATCCAGCTTGATTTTCCCGCAATTATTATTTGCGAGCCAAAAGCAAAGTCAGTTTGTTTGAGAGATTGCTATGTCATTGTCCGCTACGGTTAAATCGATTCAGGACATCATGAGAAAGGATGTTGGAGTTGATGGAGATGCGCAGCGGATTGGTCAGTTGGGATGGATGCTGTTTTACAAGATCTTCAGCGATCAAGACATAGCGCTGGAAGCCGCATTGGATAACTATCAATTGCCGATTCCGTCAGAACTGCAATGGTCCAATTGGGTAGATGTTGACTCTTTAGGTAAAGAAGCCTTAACAGGTGATGAGTTATTGGCTTTAGTGGACGGCAAACTATTTCCTACGTTAAAAGAATTGGACTTCCAGCAGTACGAAGGAGTCGTGCGTGAACGTGGGGCTTTACTGAGATCAGTTTTTGAAGATGCATACAACTATATGAAGTCGGGGACTTTGCTCCGTCAGGTTGTCGATAAGATTAATGACAATATCAACTTCAATGCTTCGTCTCAGCGGGACATGTTTGGGGATATGTACGAGCAACTGCTCAAAGACCTTCAAGGCGCAGGAAACGCGGGAGAATTCTATACTCCGCGTGCATTGACGCAGTTTGCGATCGATATGGTGAATCCTCAGTTAGGGGAAAAAGTGATTGATCCAGCCTGCGGTACAGGCGGCTTTCTGACCTGCGCATTTGATCATCTGAAAGCGCAAGCTAAGTCTCCAAATCAGTTAGATCAGGCTAAGAAAGGTGTGTTCGGAATTGAGAAAAAACCGCTACCACACCTGCTGTGTATGACAAATATGTTGGCACATGAGATTGAGGTTCCAACCAACATTCGACGTAAAAATACATTGAGTAAGCCGTTATCAAGCTATATGAGATCCGATCAGGTCGACGTAGTGGTGACGAATCCGCCGTTTGGCGGCATGGAAGAGGAAGGTATT
It encodes the following:
- a CDS encoding glycosyltransferase family 2 protein → MLTPTTPTISVVIPTYNSTKTVLDTIASVQAQTFDDIEIIVIDDGSTDDLQSCLAPILADARVKVYRYANGGLPVARNRGIARSTGEYIAFVDADDLWTPNKLEKQLKALQDNPRAGLAYSWTYFMEEDGQRYHTDRPIWFQGDVLKDLLMWNFLCHGSNPLIRRSVIAAVGDFDPSLPSAEDWDYWLRIATGWEFALVPEPQIYYRQSGGAMSAKVEVMEAAQLEVLDRAFQRAPATLQPYRRPGMAKIYQYSAQLYLIHGKTLQTRKLVYQKLGKTIQLNPRLLFDRKTQKLLTKALLVSVVPWQTAKRLLRRFSKGKAQVVQ
- a CDS encoding GumC family protein; translated protein: MVDLSKGAAVPNFGPPPTARPKLRHYLGASLFASAAIVCIAGLYLQVAPRRYSSGMILNLPSVSSATQVNVPGLGGTSVQNTSPYASSQDPRENYKIIASSDKVLEIAANIMQRPVSEMGKPKIKVVDGSTVMQVDFLGKTAEEARDKTQAFYQALETRLNELRQQATSDREQIVQRAISSSQQKLTQTQQQVAGYRASTGLNSEIQLRELAANIENLRRQRSELLSEQTQTASRMNALRGNLSLSSRQATDSLKLQADPLFQETVKKYSEVTAELTNTESIYQPDHPAVLQEREKQRELQSLLRQRATELVGSENLNRVSVSMPNGSRAREVLIQDLVVSQVNSRGLTAKVSTLDREIQVLEGKLAQLAQAQSSLDALKRNMQIAETVFSSKLAQLDVDNSDVYAAYPKMQLLSGANLADAPVSPKRTLVMVGAVAAMLLLNSGSLTLWAYRRKNWRQQQGLDGDGFSSRRPGLA
- a CDS encoding O-antigen ligase family protein; this encodes MDHSIKPQNLAEKTVWYTIVLSYPMYFLGLVFPVNTTLPWLLLINVAMRFWNQSAWTPIEKRIRIPAIVWMWTFSAVTVLIAMLVGLTNFNYDIREIIRSTLNWTREWALFPICLTLGSCLKVRPKLIYRAVCNLCGQSLIMLVVCVLAFLAKIPDLIYTSPIERLTQNGSMFYEVRLYLIDVDSGTLRFTLFAPWAPALGLVACLYFLMALQESDKIWKSIGLVGATAMILASVSRGAFLFLPAALLVVWMWVAWNRAYIQLVAGFLIFWFGLFSFTVSQAFSTAIDGFKGARKSSSQLRAVLQRVALERWAEAPMWGHGKQIPGPKVLKEMPLGSHHTWFGLLFSHGLVGFVAVLISSVTTLLVLAIKAKGDQTARVALGMFLIVLFMSMGENMEKLAYLFWPALVLIGTVFRPKSMAYYRAEH
- the hsdR gene encoding EcoAI/FtnUII family type I restriction enzme subunit R, with the protein product MTKKDLSESDICDRYITPAIHNAGWLPQLISREYFTDGEVQLDDGRIVRGGRKRADYLLFFRENYPIAVVEAKRNKYTVRHGLQQALGYAETLNVPFAFSSNGDAFYLHDRSGTYPVLETELALDKFPTPDDLWNRYLQWQKLAAKDEALLKTAYHSNDEKQPRYYQRDAINQTIAAMSRGQKRCLIVMATGAGKTYTVFNILWRLWKARQARRILFLADRNALINQTITNDFSPFGEVMTKLTRKLVDSNGKINTSYQVYLGTYQAIVGQEAQEPLYPKFPSDFFDLIVVDECHRGSAEEDSNWRTVLDYFSSATQLGLTATPKETKYTSNIDYFGTPLHIYSLKRGIQDGFLAPFWKIRITLDKDIEGWTPKSHELTQSGGRLKSQQYNPRDRNQDIQFEQRVLAVAKYVSEFLHRGDPMRKTIVFCEDVAHAEKMRSAFARLKINRSLIEKNHRYVMQITGDEQEGKAEIGNFIDPEESYPVIATTSKLLSTGVDAKTCHLIVIDRPINSMTEFKQIIGRGTRLCPEYGKHFFTVIDFRNATELFEDKDWDGPAIQYSSFERKMTKKS
- a CDS encoding type I restriction-modification enzyme R subunit C-terminal domain-containing protein; this encodes MEFKVLETEVAYHGEGEPLKGIKLRAYVQQVLIDKFQSLDHFSQRWLTLLKNGSKVSALDLPEALQEQLTVQLGKEYCLFDCICSAAFDQTPITRRDRAENVRLLDLSMCSTDQQREILDALLDQYIHQGIAVMMNKQVLQLPPFTKMGTLLELLNVFGGKRQYEKAVGELARMLYDGSEKSAV
- a CDS encoding type I restriction-modification system subunit M, which codes for MSLSATVKSIQDIMRKDVGVDGDAQRIGQLGWMLFYKIFSDQDIALEAALDNYQLPIPSELQWSNWVDVDSLGKEALTGDELLALVDGKLFPTLKELDFQQYEGVVRERGALLRSVFEDAYNYMKSGTLLRQVVDKINDNINFNASSQRDMFGDMYEQLLKDLQGAGNAGEFYTPRALTQFAIDMVNPQLGEKVIDPACGTGGFLTCAFDHLKAQAKSPNQLDQAKKGVFGIEKKPLPHLLCMTNMLAHEIEVPTNIRRKNTLSKPLSSYMRSDQVDVVVTNPPFGGMEEEGIEDNFPSFKTRETADLFLVLVMRLLKDGGRAAIVLPDGTLFGEGIKTRIKEKLLRDCNLHTIVRLPNGVFAPYTSIKTNLLFFTKGKPTKEVWYYEHPYPKGYKSYSKTKPMRIEEFEPEKAWWEHREENEFAWKVSLKSIQENNYNLDVKNPNAVGEVHEDAAVLLDKYQFAVSEADKARSALQAALRDCLE